From Heteronotia binoei isolate CCM8104 ecotype False Entrance Well chromosome 17, APGP_CSIRO_Hbin_v1, whole genome shotgun sequence, one genomic window encodes:
- the SFN gene encoding 14-3-3 protein sigma produces MARNHQVQKAKLAEQAERYEDMAEFMKTVVEDGAELSNEERNLLSVAYKNVVGCQRSAWRVISSIEHKTEGGDDKAQLVNEYREKIENELKCVCNVVLSLLDKHLIKKASDPESKVFYLKMKGDYFRYLAEVATGDDRKQIIDNARKAYQEAMDISKKEMQPTNPIRLGLALNFSVFHYEIANAPEEAIKLAKTTFDEAMGDLHTLSEDSYKDSTLIMQLLRDNLTLWTAECAGEEGGEAGEEPRN; encoded by the coding sequence ATGGCAAGGAACCACCAAGTACAGAAAGCTAAGCTGGCCGAACAGGCTGAGCGTTATGAGGACATGGCTGAGTTCATGAAAACGGTGGTGGAGGATGGAGCTGAGCTCTCCAACGAGGAACGCAACCTCCTTTCCGTTGCCTACAAGAATGTGGTCGGCTGCCAAAGGTCTGCTTGGAGGGTCATATCCAGCATCGAGCACAAGACCGAAGGAGGGGATGACAAAGCACAGCTGGTCAATGAATACCGGGAGAAGATTGAAAATGAACTGAAGTGCGTCTGCAATGTTGTGTTAAGTCTCCTGGACAAGCATCTCATAAAGAAAGCGAGTGACCCAGAAAGCAAAGTGTTCTACCTGAAGATGAAAGGCGACTATTTCCGCTATCTGGCTGAGGTTGCTACCGGGGACGACCGCAAGCAGATAATTGACAATGCCCGGAAAGCATACCAAGAGGCCATGGACATCAGCAAGAAGGAGATGCAGCCCACCAACCCCATCCGCCTGGGTCTCGCCCTCAATTTCTCAGTTTTCCATTATGAGATCGCCAACGCCCCAGAAGAGGCCATCAAGCTGGCAAAGACCACCTTCGACGAGGCCATGGGGGATCTCCACACGCTCAGCGAAGACTCCTACAAAGACAGCACCCTCATCATGCAGCTTCTCAGAGACAACCTCACGTTATGGACAGCAGAATGCGCGGGAGAAGAAGGGGGAGAAGCTGGTGAAGAACCCAGAAACTGA